Proteins from a genomic interval of bacterium:
- a CDS encoding glycosyltransferase family 2 protein, with product MPTFDRPRDLPQCLGALADLDVPRNCFEVVVVDDGSSPPLDHVVEARHDHLALRLIRQPNRGPGAVRNAGGGKAGEQPESQGSRA from the coding sequence GTGCCGACATTTGATCGGCCGCGTGACCTCCCGCAGTGCCTCGGAGCCCTGGCCGATCTCGACGTGCCTCGGAACTGCTTCGAGGTGGTCGTGGTTGACGACGGCAGTTCCCCGCCGCTGGACCACGTGGTGGAAGCCCGGCACGATCACTTGGCCTTGCGCCTCATCCGGCAGCCGAACCGCGGGCCGGGAGCGGTCCGAAATGCGGGGGGCGGGAAAGCGGGCGAGCAGCCTGAGTCACAGGGCTCGAGGGCGTGA